The following is a genomic window from Methanofastidiosum sp..
GTCGGGAAAGCCCCAGAGATCCAAAAAAGAGTAGAAGAAATTCTTAAAGTTGATGCAAAAGACGATACTTTAGTAACGCTTTTAGGAAACAATGAAAGAATGTTGGTACAAGTACCAACAAAGAGAATGTTTTGTGAATACACAGTTGGTATGACTGCAACAGCATCAGCCGTAACACAAGCAATTATTGATGTGTTCGATGTTAGCATATTTGATGCAAACATTATAAAGGCTGCAATATGGGGATCCTACCCACAAACTCTTGACCTCAAAGGGGCAAAAATTCAAGCTATGCTTGAAGTTCCTCAGAAGAACGAAGGTCTTGGATACTCTCTAAGAAACATTATGGTTAATCACATCGTTGCCACAACAAAGAAAAATGCAATGAACTCAGCTGCACTATCTTCAATTCTTGAGCAGACTGCAATGTTTGAAATGGGTGATGCAGTAGGCCCATTCGAGAGACTACATCTTTTAGGGCTTGCATACCAAGGAATGAACGCAAACAATATTACATATGAACTAGTTAAAGAAAATGGAAAGAAAGGAACAATAGGATCAGTTGTTGAGTCCTTAGTTGGAAAAGCAATTGAAGATAAAGTTATAACAGTAGAAAAAACATTGCCCTCTGGTTACAAGGTATACAAGGCTAAAGATATACCATTATGGAATGCATACGCCGCATCAGGCATGCTTGCATCAGTTATGGTAAACTGTGGTGCAATGAGAGCAGGACAGGGAATACCTTCAACAGTTTTATACTTCAATGACCTAGTTGAGCACGAAACAGGTCTACCCGGTGTAGACTTCGGAAGAGCTCAAGGTACAACTGTAGGTATGTCCTTCTTCTCACACTCTATTTATGGTGGAGGAGGGCCTGGTATATTCAATGGAAACCACATCGTTACAAGACACTCAAAAGGTTTCGTAATTCCATGTATCGCTGCCGCAATGGCATTAGATGCAGGAACACAGATGTTTTCACCAGAAGCAACATCCGGATTAATCAAAGAAGTATTCTCCACAGTACCTGAGTTTGCAGAACCAATGAAATATGTAAACGAAGCTGCTGTCAAGATTAAAGGAGGTATCTAGGAGGAGTAATATTGAAAATTAGGCCCGAGATACAGATATTCCCATTTAAATTGATTTCAAAAGAAACTGCCGATAAGATCACCGATGAACTCACTAGGTTTGACTTTGTCACAAATGTTTCAGTTCATGGACCTTCCATAAATTCAAATGAAAATGAGAATTATATGGTTGGATGGATATGGATTGAAGTAGAGGACAACAATGAAGATGTCCAGAAAATTATAAAAGATGTTTGTGATGAATTTCTGCCTTTTGGATACAACATTGAAATAGGCAGATATACAAAATATAAAAAAGGAGTATCTGACTATATAAAGGGTCTAAATTAGGAGGAATAATTATGGGATATAAAGCACAATTTCACCCTGGAACATCAGATCCATCAAAAAACAGAAAAAAATATATGGATCCTGAATACAAACTCCAAAAGATAAGATCAGTATCCGATGAGGATG
Proteins encoded in this region:
- the mcrB gene encoding coenzyme-B sulfoethylthiotransferase subunit beta; its protein translation is MPKYSDKIDLYSDRGKLVESGVPLEALSPLKNEAIQGIVSKIVRTIAVDLKGTQSALATGALGGKGQVIMGREMKLDVVGKAPEIQKRVEEILKVDAKDDTLVTLLGNNERMLVQVPTKRMFCEYTVGMTATASAVTQAIIDVFDVSIFDANIIKAAIWGSYPQTLDLKGAKIQAMLEVPQKNEGLGYSLRNIMVNHIVATTKKNAMNSAALSSILEQTAMFEMGDAVGPFERLHLLGLAYQGMNANNITYELVKENGKKGTIGSVVESLVGKAIEDKVITVEKTLPSGYKVYKAKDIPLWNAYAASGMLASVMVNCGAMRAGQGIPSTVLYFNDLVEHETGLPGVDFGRAQGTTVGMSFFSHSIYGGGGPGIFNGNHIVTRHSKGFVIPCIAAAMALDAGTQMFSPEATSGLIKEVFSTVPEFAEPMKYVNEAAVKIKGGI